Proteins encoded by one window of Chromobacterium violaceum ATCC 12472:
- a CDS encoding DUF883 family protein — MSTAASAKEKEQLLDDVRQVLNSTEELINSTVDDGSQHAKELRKRLADKLGTAKAKLRDAEVAVVGKAKEAAKATDQYVHDNPWKSIGIAAGVGFLLGMLVSRR; from the coding sequence ATGTCCACCGCCGCTAGTGCCAAAGAAAAAGAGCAATTGCTGGATGATGTGCGCCAGGTGCTGAACAGCACCGAGGAGTTGATCAATTCCACCGTCGACGACGGCAGCCAGCACGCCAAGGAGCTGCGCAAGCGTCTTGCCGACAAGCTTGGCACCGCCAAGGCCAAGCTGCGCGACGCCGAGGTCGCCGTGGTCGGCAAAGCCAAAGAGGCGGCCAAGGCTACCGACCAATACGTGCACGACAATCCTTGGAAGTCCATCGGCATCGCCGCCGGCGTAGGCTTCCTGCTGGGCATGCTGGTATCCCGCCGCTGA
- a CDS encoding phage holin family protein yields the protein MSDSSQAPRPGTLRSFAGGLASLFLTRAELLALEIQELKDEIVGNLLQGMLGLVLLGCGLIAAVLALWALTPAEWRLAIMAGLALLLCGGGLALLLGLRRRLRQQPAPFSTTLEEIRKDWAALGPDGERR from the coding sequence ATGTCCGATTCCAGCCAAGCCCCCCGCCCCGGCACCTTGCGTTCGTTCGCGGGCGGCTTGGCGTCGCTGTTTCTGACCCGGGCCGAACTGCTGGCGCTGGAAATCCAGGAACTGAAGGACGAAATCGTCGGTAATCTGCTGCAAGGCATGCTGGGCCTGGTCCTGCTGGGCTGCGGCCTGATAGCCGCCGTGCTCGCGCTGTGGGCGCTGACGCCGGCCGAATGGCGGCTGGCCATCATGGCCGGCCTCGCCCTGCTGCTTTGCGGCGGCGGCCTCGCGCTGCTGCTGGGACTGCGGCGGCGGCTGCGGCAACAGCCGGCACCGTTCTCCACCACGCTGGAAGAAATCCGCAAGGACTGGGCGGCCCTCGGCCCAGATGGAGAGCGCAGGTGA
- the tadA gene encoding tRNA adenosine(34) deaminase TadA, translated as MTLTSPPLPPAAIAWLAELDIHTRQQLHARGVVTAFLQLKAAGHTATRRLLFALEAAARGIHWRQLEEEDKALLLRRLSDHPPVALPPDADDRLRYMRQARDLAQQAAAEGEVPVGALVVKDGEIIGRGYNQPIGRHDPSAHAEMQALRDAAARLRNYRLDGCDLYVTLEPCPMCSGAILHARVARVIYGAADAKTGAAGSTVDLFADPRLNHHAAVFGGVEAEACAAQLSAFFRQRRQSAGED; from the coding sequence GTGACGCTCACCTCCCCTCCGCTGCCTCCCGCCGCCATCGCCTGGCTGGCCGAGCTGGACATCCATACCCGCCAGCAGCTGCACGCCCGCGGCGTAGTCACCGCCTTTTTGCAATTGAAAGCGGCCGGACACACCGCAACCCGCCGGCTGCTGTTCGCGCTGGAGGCCGCCGCCCGCGGCATACACTGGCGGCAGCTGGAGGAGGAGGACAAGGCGCTGCTGCTGCGCCGGCTGTCCGACCACCCCCCGGTGGCGCTGCCGCCGGACGCGGATGACCGCCTGCGCTACATGCGGCAGGCCCGGGATCTGGCCCAGCAGGCCGCCGCCGAAGGCGAAGTGCCGGTGGGCGCGCTGGTGGTGAAAGACGGCGAGATCATAGGCCGCGGCTACAACCAGCCCATCGGCCGCCACGACCCGTCCGCCCACGCCGAGATGCAGGCGCTGCGCGACGCCGCCGCGCGGCTGCGCAACTATCGGCTGGACGGCTGCGACCTGTACGTGACGCTTGAGCCCTGCCCGATGTGCAGCGGCGCCATCCTGCACGCGCGCGTCGCCCGCGTGATCTACGGCGCCGCCGACGCCAAGACCGGCGCGGCCGGCAGCACGGTCGACCTGTTCGCCGACCCGCGGCTCAACCACCACGCGGCGGTATTCGGCGGCGTGGAAGCCGAGGCGTGCGCGGCGCAGCTGTCCGCCTTTTTCCGCCAGCGGCGCCAGTCCGCGGGGGAGGACTGA
- a CDS encoding L,D-transpeptidase: protein MRAKFAVLLACLVQPCLAAVDDAALVLQAQTDGPLQATHPNARHYGAPWVWVGVKSQTLRLLDDWGRIQKEFTVSTAKNGVGETSGSYQTPRGWHAVCEKLGAGAEANTIIFRRQVTPWKYTPELHVQYPNKDWILTRILWLCGQEPGLNQGGNVDSYDRAIYIHGAGDHVPWGRPSSLGCVRMKNRDVIELFDAVPNGTDVWIDENS from the coding sequence ATGCGCGCGAAATTCGCCGTCCTGCTGGCCTGCCTGGTCCAACCCTGCCTGGCTGCGGTCGACGACGCGGCGTTGGTCCTGCAAGCGCAGACCGACGGCCCGCTGCAAGCCACCCATCCCAACGCCCGCCATTACGGCGCGCCGTGGGTCTGGGTGGGCGTCAAGTCGCAGACGCTGCGCCTGCTGGACGACTGGGGCCGGATCCAGAAGGAGTTCACGGTATCCACCGCGAAAAACGGCGTCGGAGAAACCAGCGGCAGCTATCAGACGCCGCGCGGCTGGCATGCCGTATGCGAAAAGCTGGGCGCCGGCGCGGAGGCAAACACCATCATCTTCCGCCGTCAGGTGACGCCGTGGAAATACACGCCGGAATTGCACGTCCAATACCCGAACAAGGACTGGATCCTCACCCGCATCCTGTGGCTGTGCGGGCAGGAGCCCGGCCTCAACCAGGGCGGCAATGTGGACAGCTACGATCGCGCGATCTACATCCACGGCGCCGGCGATCATGTACCATGGGGCCGGCCCAGCTCGCTGGGCTGCGTCCGCATGAAAAACCGCGATGTGATTGAACTGTTCGATGCCGTGCCCAA